Proteins encoded within one genomic window of Brachybacterium sp. P6-10-X1:
- the metK gene encoding methionine adenosyltransferase, with protein sequence MTSSELRTFTSESVTEGHPDKICDQISDAILDDLLTQDRGARVAVETMVTTGLVHVAGEVRTTGYSDVATIVRDVIRGIGYDSSEKGFDADSCGIEVSIGAQSPDIAQGVDTSFESRGDAAAEAFARLGAGDQGLMFGYACHDTPELMPLPIHAAHRLTANLSTARHDGVLPYLRPDGKTQVSIGYDEEGVARSVEAVVVSTQHSEDVDLGSQLAPGIAKVVIAPVLEDLADLGLDVSDVTTHINPSGRFVLGGPKGDAGLTGRKIIVDTYGGMARHGGGAFSGKDPSKVDRSGAYAMRWVAKNIVAAGLADRCEVQVAYAIGVAEPVGLYVETFGTAHRPAHQIAAAVRKVFDLRPAALIDALDLLRPIYARTSVHGHFGRELPDFTWERTDRAQELERAL encoded by the coding sequence ATGACCTCCAGCGAGCTGCGCACCTTCACATCGGAGTCGGTCACCGAGGGCCACCCGGACAAGATCTGCGACCAGATCTCGGATGCGATCCTCGACGACCTGCTGACCCAGGACCGCGGCGCCCGCGTGGCCGTCGAGACCATGGTGACCACCGGTCTCGTCCACGTCGCCGGGGAGGTCCGCACCACCGGGTACAGCGACGTCGCGACCATCGTGCGCGACGTGATCCGCGGGATCGGCTACGACTCCTCCGAGAAGGGATTCGACGCCGATTCCTGCGGCATCGAGGTCTCCATCGGCGCACAGTCCCCGGACATCGCCCAGGGCGTGGACACCTCCTTCGAGTCCCGCGGCGACGCGGCCGCGGAGGCCTTCGCCCGCCTCGGCGCCGGTGACCAGGGCCTGATGTTCGGGTACGCCTGCCACGACACCCCCGAGCTGATGCCGCTGCCGATCCACGCCGCCCACCGCCTCACCGCGAACCTCTCGACCGCGCGGCACGACGGGGTCCTTCCCTACCTGCGGCCGGACGGCAAGACCCAGGTCTCGATCGGCTACGACGAGGAGGGCGTGGCGCGCAGCGTCGAGGCCGTCGTCGTCTCCACCCAGCACAGCGAGGACGTCGACCTGGGCAGCCAGCTCGCGCCGGGCATCGCGAAGGTGGTCATCGCCCCGGTGCTCGAGGACCTCGCCGATCTCGGCCTTGACGTCTCGGACGTCACCACCCACATCAACCCCTCCGGCCGCTTCGTGCTCGGCGGGCCCAAGGGCGATGCCGGCCTGACCGGCCGCAAGATCATCGTCGACACCTACGGCGGCATGGCCCGACACGGCGGCGGCGCCTTCTCCGGCAAGGACCCCTCGAAGGTGGACCGCTCCGGCGCCTACGCGATGCGCTGGGTGGCCAAGAACATCGTCGCCGCGGGCCTCGCGGACCGCTGCGAGGTCCAGGTCGCCTACGCGATCGGGGTCGCGGAACCCGTCGGTCTGTACGTCGAGACCTTCGGCACCGCGCACCGGCCCGCCCACCAGATCGCCGCCGCGGTGCGCAAGGTCTTCGACCTGCGCCCCGCCGCGCTGATCGACGCCCTGGACCTGCTGCGCCCGATCTACGCCCGGACCTCGGTGCACGGCCACTTCGGACGCGAACTGCCGGACTTCACCTGGGAGCGCACCGACCGCGCCCAGGAGCTGGAGCGTGCCCTGTGA
- the hisI gene encoding phosphoribosyl-AMP cyclohydrolase, which produces MSAASTPARGLDPELVARLKRDEAGLITAVVQDASDDRVLMVGWMDDEALARTLSTGRATYWSRSRAEYWRKGDTSGNVQWVRSVAIDCDGDTLLVRVDQVGAACHRGTDTCFDGGDLGAVVLDPTERTA; this is translated from the coding sequence GTGAGCGCCGCGAGCACCCCCGCCCGCGGTCTCGACCCGGAGCTGGTCGCGCGGCTGAAGCGCGACGAGGCGGGCCTGATCACCGCCGTCGTCCAGGATGCGAGCGATGACCGCGTGCTGATGGTCGGGTGGATGGACGACGAGGCGCTGGCCCGGACCCTGAGCACCGGGCGCGCCACCTACTGGTCCCGCTCCCGCGCCGAGTACTGGCGCAAGGGCGACACCAGCGGGAACGTCCAGTGGGTGCGCTCTGTCGCCATCGACTGCGACGGCGATACCCTGCTGGTCCGCGTCGACCAGGTCGGCGCCGCCTGCCACCGCGGCACCGACACCTGCTTCGACGGCGGCGACCTCGGCGCCGTCGTCCTGGATCCTACGGAGCGCACTGCATGA
- a CDS encoding anthranilate synthase component I: MSDLPLTAPDIAASGVHPREQAEAYPEQVAGREGDALGRIQPDRETFRALAARQRVVPVSVRLLADEDTPVSLYRRLAADGDDRGTFLLESAGEGGSSRYSIVGTRARAVLTEREGRAHWSGDVPAGVPTDGSPVEALSAVTSAFRASRQEHLPPFSGGMVGFIAYDAVRHWEKLEQSPPDEVGLPDLSMLLAQDVVVHDAHDSTVVLVANALNLNATDDGVDAAYDDAVARLEAMRERLRTPLSSGAMVYETVRDLDPKARTARLDYERAVHEAVRDIIDGDIFQVVPSQRFSLPVAADPLDVYRVLRRMNPSPYMYLLRTVDAEGAPIDVVGASPESLVTVRGRTATTHPIAGSRPRGDTPEEDERLGNELLEDPKERSEHLMLVDLARNDLQKFCDPGTVVVRDFMHLQRFSHIQHIVSTVTGHIRDDALAYDALRATFPAGTLSGAPKPSAMRIIDHLEPVRRGVYGGTVGYIDFAGDMDMAIAIRTAVLKDGTAHVQAGGGVVADSDATMEYRETQSKAAAALRAVASADTLRPA, translated from the coding sequence ATGAGCGACCTCCCCCTGACCGCACCGGACATCGCCGCGAGCGGTGTGCACCCTCGGGAACAGGCCGAGGCCTACCCCGAACAGGTGGCCGGTCGCGAGGGCGACGCCCTCGGCCGCATCCAGCCCGACCGCGAGACCTTCCGCGCCCTCGCGGCGCGCCAGCGTGTGGTCCCGGTCAGCGTGCGCCTGCTCGCCGACGAGGACACCCCCGTCTCCCTGTACCGCCGCCTGGCCGCGGACGGCGACGACCGGGGCACCTTCCTGCTCGAATCGGCGGGGGAGGGAGGGTCCTCCCGCTACTCGATCGTCGGCACCCGCGCCCGCGCGGTGCTCACCGAACGCGAGGGTCGAGCCCACTGGAGCGGCGACGTCCCCGCCGGAGTCCCGACCGACGGCAGCCCCGTCGAGGCGCTGAGCGCGGTCACCAGCGCCTTCCGCGCCTCCCGCCAGGAGCACCTGCCGCCGTTCTCCGGGGGCATGGTCGGCTTCATCGCCTACGACGCGGTCCGTCACTGGGAGAAGCTCGAACAGTCCCCGCCCGACGAGGTGGGACTGCCGGACCTCTCCATGCTCCTGGCCCAGGACGTCGTGGTCCACGACGCCCACGACTCCACCGTCGTGCTGGTCGCCAACGCGCTGAACCTCAACGCCACGGACGACGGGGTCGACGCCGCCTACGACGACGCCGTCGCCCGGCTGGAGGCGATGCGGGAGCGGCTGCGCACCCCGCTGAGCAGCGGAGCGATGGTCTACGAGACCGTCCGCGACCTCGACCCCAAGGCCCGCACCGCACGGCTCGACTACGAGCGCGCCGTGCACGAGGCCGTCCGCGACATCATCGACGGGGACATCTTCCAGGTCGTCCCCTCGCAGCGCTTCTCCCTGCCCGTCGCGGCCGATCCGCTGGACGTGTACCGGGTGCTGCGCAGGATGAACCCGAGTCCCTACATGTATCTGCTGCGCACCGTCGATGCCGAGGGCGCCCCGATCGACGTCGTCGGCGCGAGCCCCGAGTCGCTGGTGACGGTTCGCGGACGCACGGCGACCACCCACCCCATCGCAGGCTCCCGCCCCCGCGGAGACACCCCGGAGGAGGACGAACGGCTCGGCAACGAGCTGCTGGAGGACCCCAAGGAGCGCTCCGAGCACCTGATGCTGGTCGACCTCGCGCGCAACGACCTGCAGAAGTTCTGCGACCCGGGCACCGTGGTGGTGCGGGACTTCATGCACCTGCAGCGCTTCAGCCACATCCAGCACATCGTCTCCACCGTCACCGGTCACATCCGGGACGACGCCCTGGCCTACGACGCCCTGCGCGCCACCTTCCCGGCCGGCACCCTCTCCGGCGCGCCGAAACCCTCGGCGATGCGGATCATCGACCACCTGGAGCCGGTGCGCCGCGGGGTGTACGGCGGGACGGTCGGGTACATCGACTTCGCCGGGGACATGGACATGGCCATCGCCATCCGCACCGCCGTGCTCAAGGACGGCACCGCCCACGTCCAGGCCGGCGGGGGAGTGGTGGCGGACTCCGACGCCACCATGGAATACCGCGAGACCCAGTCCAAGGCGGCCGCAGCGCTGCGCGCCGTCGCCTCCGCCGACACCCTGCGTCCGGCATGA
- a CDS encoding Trp biosynthesis-associated membrane protein, with product MSAPSSPTPADAETPTRPRRAPSRRLTVLAGTVAGGALIGATRTTWAQATAPDLTGAAQEVAVTGSDAAPTVLALGLVALAAALTTSLSSIWIRFVTGPVLLAAGLGAGWSALAVVLDPTGASGSAAATATGVVGGQVQATATSWPLLTLIPSLAVAAVGIVVLLAGRTWPVRTRFRSAAVAVTADPERDPAGAWDALTRGEDPSVEDDPSTGTDDAGPTAAR from the coding sequence ATGAGCGCCCCGTCCTCGCCGACGCCGGCCGACGCCGAGACCCCGACGCGTCCCCGCCGGGCCCCGAGCCGCCGCCTGACCGTGCTCGCGGGCACCGTCGCCGGCGGCGCCCTGATCGGCGCCACGCGCACCACCTGGGCCCAGGCCACCGCCCCCGATCTCACGGGCGCCGCCCAGGAGGTGGCCGTGACCGGCTCGGACGCCGCCCCGACGGTGCTCGCCCTCGGCCTGGTGGCCCTGGCCGCCGCCCTGACCACCTCCCTGTCCTCGATCTGGATCCGCTTCGTCACCGGCCCGGTGCTCCTGGCCGCCGGACTGGGAGCGGGCTGGTCCGCCCTCGCGGTGGTCCTCGACCCGACCGGGGCCTCCGGCTCCGCCGCGGCCACGGCCACCGGGGTCGTCGGCGGACAGGTGCAGGCCACGGCCACCTCCTGGCCGCTGCTCACCCTGATCCCGTCGCTCGCGGTCGCCGCGGTCGGGATCGTCGTGCTGCTGGCCGGCCGCACCTGGCCGGTGCGCACCCGCTTCCGCAGCGCCGCCGTCGCCGTCACCGCGGACCCGGAGCGGGACCCCGCCGGCGCCTGGGATGCCCTGACCCGCGGGGAGGACCCGAGCGTCGAGGACGACCCGAGCACCGGGACGGACGATGCCGGGCCCACCGCCGCGCGGTGA
- a CDS encoding HGxxPAAW family protein, whose product MTKTYAVPPPPPHNEGKTVAAYTLNYGVVLGSVFIGFGMVLSMMLLVWIGAGVIAAAIVLGIVLSLAGLGQRRRRPSEAEAR is encoded by the coding sequence ATGACCAAGACCTATGCCGTGCCGCCGCCCCCGCCCCACAACGAGGGCAAGACCGTGGCCGCCTACACGCTCAACTACGGCGTGGTGCTCGGATCGGTCTTCATCGGATTCGGCATGGTCCTGTCCATGATGCTGCTGGTCTGGATCGGCGCCGGCGTGATCGCCGCCGCGATCGTGCTCGGCATCGTCCTGTCCCTGGCCGGACTCGGCCAGCGCCGCCGTCGACCCTCCGAGGCCGAAGCGCGGTGA
- a CDS encoding DUF2752 domain-containing protein, whose translation MTQVVGDRRGAAVHDAPARGPRRALLPLVIVAGGITLAVTVQQIFDPFRTDIPLCVVYHLTGLHCPGCGAIRGVHALLAGDLLLALRSNALIMAALPVAALSFGVWTLHRIQGRPTHMPLPRPLVVALLAAIILFTVLRNIPAFWFLAPISYVGA comes from the coding sequence GTGACCCAGGTCGTGGGCGATCGGCGCGGCGCAGCCGTGCACGACGCTCCCGCCCGCGGCCCGCGCAGAGCGCTGCTTCCCCTGGTCATCGTCGCCGGCGGCATCACGCTCGCCGTGACGGTCCAGCAGATCTTCGATCCGTTCCGTACCGACATCCCGCTCTGCGTCGTCTATCACCTCACCGGGCTGCACTGCCCGGGATGCGGCGCGATCCGCGGCGTCCACGCCCTGCTCGCCGGCGACCTGCTGCTCGCTCTTCGCAGCAATGCGCTGATCATGGCGGCGCTGCCGGTGGCGGCCCTGAGCTTCGGGGTGTGGACGCTCCACCGCATCCAGGGCAGGCCGACGCACATGCCGCTGCCGCGCCCGCTGGTCGTCGCCCTGCTGGCCGCGATCATCCTGTTCACCGTGCTGCGAAACATCCCCGCCTTCTGGTTCCTCGCTCCGATCTCCTACGTCGGCGCCTGA
- the trpC gene encoding indole-3-glycerol phosphate synthase TrpC, with protein MTTTGTVLDTIIAGVREDLEPRRARVPEAEIAALARAAAPARDARAALAGDGTTLGLIAEVKRSSPSKGALADIPEPADLAGIYADSGASAISVLTEQRRFRGSLADLDAVRERVDAPVLRKDFVVEPYQVLEARAHGADLVLLIVAALEDPALRELHDLVTELGMTALVETHTDQELDRALALGADVIGVNARNLKTLDVDLGRAAGLLRRIPAGPLAIGESAVSTIADVEAYAAAGADAVLVGEALVTSGDPAGSVAAFRQVARRGRPDPEGAQA; from the coding sequence GTGACCACCACCGGCACCGTGCTCGATACCATCATCGCCGGAGTGCGCGAGGATCTCGAACCCCGCCGAGCTCGCGTCCCCGAGGCCGAGATCGCCGCCCTGGCCCGCGCCGCCGCCCCTGCCCGCGATGCCCGCGCGGCGCTGGCCGGGGACGGCACCACCCTCGGCCTGATCGCCGAGGTGAAGCGCTCGAGCCCCTCCAAGGGGGCGCTGGCAGACATCCCGGAGCCCGCCGACCTCGCCGGGATCTACGCCGACAGCGGCGCGAGCGCGATCAGCGTCCTGACCGAACAGCGCCGCTTCCGCGGCTCGCTGGCTGACCTCGACGCCGTGCGCGAGCGCGTCGACGCCCCGGTGCTGCGCAAGGACTTCGTGGTCGAGCCGTACCAGGTGCTGGAGGCGCGCGCCCACGGCGCCGACCTGGTGCTGCTGATCGTCGCCGCCCTCGAGGACCCCGCGCTGCGCGAGCTGCACGACCTGGTCACCGAGCTCGGCATGACGGCGCTGGTCGAGACCCATACCGACCAGGAGCTGGACCGGGCCCTCGCCCTGGGCGCCGACGTGATCGGCGTCAACGCCCGCAACCTCAAGACGCTCGACGTGGACCTCGGCCGCGCCGCCGGCCTGCTGCGTCGCATCCCGGCGGGCCCCCTCGCGATCGGCGAGTCCGCGGTGTCGACCATCGCGGACGTGGAGGCCTATGCCGCCGCCGGGGCCGACGCGGTGCTGGTCGGCGAGGCCCTGGTCACCTCCGGGGATCCCGCCGGCTCCGTCGCCGCGTTCCGTCAGGTGGCCCGTCGGGGCCGCCCCGATCCGGAAGGAGCTCAGGCATGA
- the trpB gene encoding tryptophan synthase subunit beta: MSTPQFPDPRRVVTDLARPDGELRSEEGPYFGDFGGRFLPEALVPALDELRETYEKAVLDPDFVAELQRLAREYTGRPSLLSEAPRFSRLAGGARILLKREDLNHTGSHKINNVLGQALLTVRMGKTRVIAETGAGQHGVATATAAALFGLDCTIYMGEEDTERQALNVARMRLLGADVVPVTQGSRTLKDAINEAFRDWVANVESTHYLLGTVAGPHPFPVMVRDFHRIIGEEARAQTLQVAGRLPDAVVACVGGGSNAMGIFHAFLDDVDPVVRLVGCEAGGDGVATGRHSATIGGGSPGVLHGARSFVMQDEDGQTVPSHSVSAGLDYPSVGPEHAWLADIGRAEYRAVDDGAAMEAFALLSMTEGIMPAIESAHALAGALELGRELGEDAVILVSLSGRGDKDVDTASRWFGLVGEDPARADLQALREAARATSDLTDPTETR; the protein is encoded by the coding sequence ATGAGCACCCCCCAGTTCCCGGACCCCCGCCGCGTGGTCACCGACCTCGCCCGGCCCGACGGCGAGCTGCGCTCCGAGGAGGGCCCCTACTTCGGGGACTTCGGCGGCCGGTTCCTGCCCGAGGCCCTGGTCCCCGCGCTCGACGAGCTGCGGGAGACCTACGAGAAGGCCGTGCTGGACCCCGACTTCGTCGCCGAGCTGCAGCGCCTGGCGCGCGAGTACACCGGGCGCCCCTCGCTGCTCTCGGAGGCTCCGCGCTTCTCCCGCCTCGCCGGCGGAGCCCGGATCCTGCTCAAGCGCGAGGACCTCAACCACACCGGCAGCCACAAGATCAACAACGTCCTGGGCCAGGCGCTGCTGACGGTGCGCATGGGCAAGACCCGCGTGATCGCGGAGACCGGCGCCGGCCAGCACGGGGTCGCCACCGCCACGGCCGCCGCCCTGTTCGGCCTGGACTGCACGATCTACATGGGCGAGGAGGACACCGAGCGCCAGGCGCTGAACGTGGCCCGGATGCGCCTGCTGGGAGCCGACGTGGTGCCCGTGACGCAGGGGTCGCGCACGCTCAAGGACGCCATCAACGAGGCCTTCCGGGACTGGGTCGCCAACGTGGAGAGCACCCACTACCTGCTGGGCACCGTCGCCGGCCCCCACCCCTTCCCGGTGATGGTCCGGGACTTCCACCGCATCATCGGCGAGGAGGCCCGCGCCCAGACGCTCCAGGTGGCCGGCCGCCTGCCCGATGCCGTGGTCGCCTGCGTCGGCGGCGGCTCCAATGCGATGGGCATCTTCCACGCCTTCCTCGACGACGTCGACCCGGTGGTGCGTCTGGTCGGCTGCGAGGCCGGCGGCGACGGCGTCGCGACCGGTCGCCACAGCGCGACCATCGGCGGCGGCTCCCCGGGCGTCCTCCACGGCGCCCGCAGCTTCGTGATGCAGGACGAGGACGGCCAGACCGTTCCCTCGCACTCGGTCTCCGCCGGGCTGGACTATCCCAGCGTCGGCCCCGAGCACGCCTGGCTCGCCGACATCGGCCGCGCCGAGTACCGCGCCGTGGACGACGGGGCCGCCATGGAGGCTTTCGCGCTGCTGTCGATGACCGAGGGCATCATGCCGGCGATCGAGTCGGCGCATGCCCTGGCCGGCGCTCTCGAGCTGGGCCGTGAGCTCGGCGAGGACGCCGTGATCCTGGTGAGCCTCTCGGGCCGCGGGGACAAGGACGTCGACACCGCCTCGCGCTGGTTCGGCCTGGTGGGGGAGGACCCCGCCCGCGCCGACCTCCAGGCGCTGCGCGAGGCCGCGCGCGCCACCAGTGACCTCACCGACCCGACGGAGACGCGATGA
- the trpA gene encoding tryptophan synthase subunit alpha, with the protein MTAPDTHRLRAADVVDRARAEDRAALIGYLPVGYPDVDGSIEAARVLIDHGADMIELGLPYSDPVMDGPVIQRAASAALAGGVRTRHVLEAVEALSGRGAAILVMSYWNPVLAYGPNAFARDLAAAGGAGVITPDLIPDEGADWIAASEEHAVDRVFLVAPSSPPDRLAHVVSHTRGFVYAASTMGVTGTRASVSAATEGLVQRTRAAGAENVCVGLGVSNGEQAAQVGAYADGVIVGSAFVRPLLDHEGDAPAARTALAAVADDLRSGVERSRTRR; encoded by the coding sequence ATGACCGCCCCCGACACCCACCGCCTGCGCGCGGCCGACGTCGTCGACCGCGCCCGCGCCGAGGACCGCGCGGCCCTGATCGGCTACCTGCCCGTCGGCTATCCGGACGTCGACGGCTCGATCGAGGCCGCTCGCGTGCTCATCGACCACGGCGCCGACATGATCGAGCTGGGCCTGCCCTACTCCGACCCCGTCATGGACGGCCCCGTCATCCAGCGCGCCGCTTCCGCGGCCCTGGCCGGCGGCGTGCGAACCCGCCACGTGCTCGAGGCGGTCGAGGCCCTCTCCGGCCGCGGCGCCGCGATCTTGGTGATGTCCTACTGGAACCCGGTCCTCGCCTACGGGCCGAACGCCTTCGCCCGGGACCTGGCTGCCGCGGGCGGTGCCGGCGTGATCACCCCGGACCTGATCCCCGACGAGGGCGCGGACTGGATCGCGGCCAGCGAGGAGCACGCCGTGGACCGCGTGTTCCTGGTCGCCCCGAGCTCCCCGCCGGACCGTCTCGCGCATGTGGTCTCGCACACACGCGGCTTCGTCTACGCCGCCTCCACCATGGGGGTCACCGGCACCCGGGCCAGCGTGTCCGCGGCGACCGAAGGCCTGGTCCAGCGCACTCGAGCGGCCGGCGCGGAGAACGTCTGCGTCGGGCTGGGCGTCTCGAACGGTGAACAGGCCGCGCAGGTGGGAGCGTACGCTGATGGAGTGATCGTCGGGTCCGCCTTCGTGCGCCCGCTGCTCGATCACGAGGGCGACGCCCCGGCGGCACGCACCGCCCTGGCCGCGGTGGCCGACGACCTGCGCTCCGGCGTGGAGCGCTCCCGCACCCGCCGATGA
- the lgt gene encoding prolipoprotein diacylglyceryl transferase, with product MIPSPPISSVSLGPLTIHFYAICILAGIALALWWATKRWESRGGSGDDLFDIVFVAVIAGIVGSRIWHVLTSPEPFFGPDGNPLAVFYIWQGGLAIYGGVAGGALAVWIMARVKKVSFIALADTIGPTILAAQILGRFGNWFNQELYGPETDAWWGWDVTCVTNGQSIGGCVPGTYHPTFLYEQLWNLAGLAVLLLISRRFQLAGGRIFWAYVGIYSIGRAGIDAIRTEPVLMVGPLRIHTLVAIIMALAAIAVFILLTVRKQHRGGEVVAADGSFELSAQTAGNAPDEDEVEKSGTPPSRGEDPAPGP from the coding sequence ATGATCCCCAGCCCGCCCATCTCCTCGGTCTCCCTGGGCCCGCTCACGATCCACTTCTACGCGATCTGCATCCTCGCCGGCATCGCCCTGGCCCTGTGGTGGGCCACCAAGCGCTGGGAGTCCCGCGGCGGCAGCGGCGACGACCTCTTCGACATCGTCTTCGTGGCCGTGATCGCCGGCATCGTGGGCTCCCGGATCTGGCACGTGCTGACCTCCCCGGAGCCGTTCTTCGGCCCCGACGGGAACCCGCTGGCCGTGTTCTACATCTGGCAGGGAGGGCTGGCCATCTACGGCGGCGTCGCCGGCGGCGCCCTCGCGGTGTGGATCATGGCCCGCGTGAAGAAGGTGTCCTTCATCGCCCTGGCGGACACCATCGGCCCCACGATCCTGGCCGCCCAGATCCTGGGCCGCTTCGGCAACTGGTTCAACCAGGAGCTCTACGGTCCCGAGACCGACGCCTGGTGGGGCTGGGACGTCACCTGCGTGACGAACGGTCAGAGCATCGGCGGATGCGTGCCGGGAACCTACCACCCCACCTTCCTGTACGAGCAGCTGTGGAACCTCGCCGGCCTCGCCGTCCTGCTGCTGATCAGCCGTCGCTTCCAGCTCGCCGGCGGCCGCATCTTCTGGGCCTACGTCGGCATCTACTCCATCGGCCGCGCCGGGATCGACGCGATCCGCACCGAGCCGGTGCTGATGGTCGGCCCGCTGCGGATCCACACCCTGGTCGCCATCATCATGGCGCTGGCCGCGATCGCCGTGTTCATCCTCCTGACCGTGCGCAAGCAGCACCGCGGGGGCGAGGTCGTCGCCGCCGACGGCTCCTTCGAGCTGTCCGCGCAGACGGCCGGCAACGCTCCCGACGAGGACGAGGTCGAGAAGTCCGGGACGCCCCCTTCCCGGGGCGAGGACCCTGCCCCCGGCCCCTAG